The following proteins are co-located in the Candidatus Methanomethylophilaceae archaeon genome:
- a CDS encoding aldo/keto reductase: MECAVLPGLEEDGKLGFGLMRLPKKDGQIDVEQVKTMVDMYMGAGLTYFDTAWAYPGSEEAIRQALIERYPRESFALATKIAAWRCESREEALAQLGTSLERTGAGYIDYYLLHNLGESRTAYFDRYGIWDFAQEMKKAGKVKHVGFSFHSRAKELEKILEEHPEMEFVQLQINWADWDSPTIESRKCYETARRYGKPIIVMEPIKGGLLADPPEKVKEILDGDRSGKSYASWALRFAASLPGVSKVLSGMSNVEQMADNLSFMKDFRPLDEREKETIADAQVAMASLPIIPCTACDYCAKACPKNIGISGTFSAMNIVNLYGYSDFAKSEENWLVKLHGKNPGTECIGCGECEKVCPQHINIREELKKANATFYPG, from the coding sequence ATGGAGTGTGCGGTTCTGCCCGGATTGGAAGAAGACGGAAAGCTTGGGTTCGGACTTATGCGCCTGCCGAAAAAGGACGGTCAGATCGACGTCGAGCAGGTCAAAACCATGGTTGACATGTATATGGGAGCTGGCCTGACATATTTCGACACCGCTTGGGCATATCCCGGAAGCGAAGAGGCCATAAGACAGGCCCTGATAGAGCGCTATCCCAGAGAAAGCTTCGCGCTGGCGACCAAGATCGCGGCTTGGAGATGCGAGAGCCGGGAGGAAGCTTTAGCGCAGCTCGGGACATCTCTGGAGCGGACCGGCGCCGGATACATCGATTACTATCTCCTCCACAACCTCGGCGAGAGCCGCACGGCATATTTCGACAGATACGGGATCTGGGATTTCGCTCAGGAAATGAAGAAAGCCGGGAAGGTCAAGCACGTCGGCTTTTCGTTCCACTCCAGGGCGAAGGAGCTCGAAAAGATACTCGAAGAGCATCCCGAGATGGAGTTCGTTCAGCTCCAGATAAACTGGGCCGACTGGGACAGCCCCACCATAGAATCCCGGAAATGCTACGAGACCGCCAGAAGATACGGGAAACCAATAATCGTGATGGAGCCCATCAAAGGCGGGCTTCTGGCCGACCCGCCGGAGAAAGTAAAGGAGATCCTGGACGGAGACAGGAGCGGAAAATCATATGCCAGCTGGGCGCTCCGTTTCGCAGCCAGCCTCCCGGGAGTTTCGAAGGTTCTTTCGGGCATGTCGAACGTCGAGCAGATGGCTGACAACCTGTCCTTCATGAAAGATTTCAGGCCGCTGGATGAGCGGGAGAAAGAAACCATAGCCGACGCCCAGGTTGCTATGGCCTCGTTGCCGATCATCCCATGCACCGCTTGCGATTACTGCGCCAAAGCATGCCCCAAAAACATCGGCATATCCGGGACGTTCTCAGCCATGAACATCGTGAACCTCTATGGGTATTCTGATTTCGCGAAAAGCGAAGAAAACTGGCTGGTCAAGCTCCATGGAAAGAACCCAGGGACCGAATGCATCGGATGCGGGGAATGCGAAAAAGTCTGCCCGCAGCACATCAATATCAGAGAGGAACTGAAGAAAGCCAACGCGACATTCTATCCCGGATGA
- a CDS encoding MATE family efflux transporter, whose product MEGETEGVGLLLGNQRKGIVAMAIPLAVALLFQSLNNIVDSLWVSDLGSDAMAALGIVYPLYCVQIGIGNGLGVGVSAAIARSIGMKHREKAERAAAQGFVVAAQVSAIMTPALILIAPYAMPAMGAGDTIGECLGYAYPLFISTFLIILSGILAGMLRGEGAAKRSMLMQATGAVVNIILDPIFIFGFDMGVAGAAWATAISFAVSCLVAIIWYVRGRGLFVRIRKAYMRSDAAVRKDIFSVGLPEALELSVMNVFNIALNYCVIVCGGTDGAAIYSSSWRVFYILLVPAQALGGALVSVCSAEYGMGRFDMIRDGFRFTAVRAFVLLVAFSAITALLSDPIAAVFTHSDGLRHMQGEMTDMIRMFCVFLPAMSFIYTGSSLMQAVDRARGGMYNALARNLMLTGLFFFGAYCFGTLGSLWILLTIGEIIGGLMMLVHAIIAFGKAEKAGAPSPQ is encoded by the coding sequence ATGGAAGGGGAGACCGAAGGCGTAGGGTTGCTTCTGGGGAACCAGAGAAAGGGTATAGTAGCGATGGCTATACCTCTGGCTGTCGCCCTTCTCTTCCAGAGCCTGAACAACATAGTCGACAGCCTCTGGGTCTCCGATCTCGGCAGCGATGCCATGGCCGCGCTCGGGATAGTATATCCTCTGTATTGCGTGCAGATAGGAATCGGCAACGGGTTGGGTGTCGGGGTATCCGCGGCCATAGCCCGCAGCATCGGCATGAAGCACAGGGAGAAGGCAGAGAGGGCAGCCGCCCAAGGATTCGTGGTTGCCGCCCAGGTGTCCGCCATCATGACGCCGGCGCTGATCCTTATCGCCCCGTATGCCATGCCTGCGATGGGTGCGGGCGATACCATCGGCGAGTGCCTCGGCTACGCTTACCCGCTGTTCATCTCGACGTTCCTGATAATCCTCAGCGGAATTCTGGCCGGGATGCTCCGCGGCGAAGGGGCCGCAAAGCGCTCCATGCTCATGCAGGCCACCGGCGCGGTCGTGAACATAATCCTGGATCCTATCTTCATATTCGGGTTTGACATGGGCGTGGCCGGAGCGGCGTGGGCCACCGCCATATCGTTCGCCGTCTCGTGCCTCGTAGCGATAATATGGTACGTCCGCGGGAGAGGGCTTTTCGTGCGCATAAGGAAGGCGTACATGAGAAGCGACGCCGCCGTCAGGAAGGACATATTCTCGGTCGGTCTTCCGGAAGCTTTGGAGCTCTCCGTGATGAATGTGTTCAACATAGCGCTGAACTACTGCGTCATAGTCTGCGGCGGAACCGACGGGGCAGCGATCTATTCGTCCAGCTGGAGGGTGTTCTACATCCTCTTGGTCCCGGCCCAAGCTCTCGGAGGCGCTTTGGTGAGCGTATGCTCCGCAGAGTACGGCATGGGAAGGTTCGACATGATCCGCGACGGGTTCCGCTTCACGGCCGTCCGCGCTTTCGTCCTTCTGGTGGCGTTCTCGGCAATCACCGCCCTGCTGTCCGATCCGATAGCCGCAGTCTTCACCCATAGCGACGGCCTCCGCCATATGCAAGGCGAGATGACGGACATGATCCGCATGTTCTGCGTGTTCCTGCCGGCGATGTCCTTCATCTACACCGGGTCATCGCTTATGCAGGCGGTGGACAGGGCTCGCGGAGGGATGTACAACGCCCTCGCCAGAAATCTGATGCTGACCGGGCTGTTCTTCTTCGGAGCTTACTGTTTCGGCACCCTCGGGTCCCTGTGGATCCTGCTCACGATAGGTGAGATAATCGGCGGACTGATGATGCTCGTCCACGCGATCATAGCGTTCGGAAAGGCGGAGAAGGCAGGCGCGCCCTCTCCGCAATGA
- the acnA gene encoding aconitate hydratase AcnA, with protein sequence MEEIGDCLRTVSTAEGDIGIYSLRELEKKGIIKDLSKMPYSIKVIVESMLRRRDGKIVTDDDVIAAASWNPKENTDRDLPWIPARVLLQDLTGGAAVADLASMRDAVAAMGKNPELINPLVPVDLVIDHSVNTDFAGRDDAKELNEKLDFQRNKERYALFKWAQKSFRNFRAVPPGNGICHQVNLEYLSPLVHVKEENGKKIAYPDSCFGTDSHTTQIDGLGVVGWGVGGIEAEAVMVGQPSYMKLPDVIGFRLTGKLSAGVTATDLVLTIVQMLRKKGVVGKFVEFFGPGYKTLELADRATIANMGPEYGATMGYFPVDEKTIEYLKLTGRDLSHIDAVEKYMKEQSMWYESEPEYTDTMELDLSTVEPCLAGHKRPQDRIMLSEMKEKFSETLKALGVENQRKPVADVLGDGSLVIASITSCTNTANPSVMLAAGLVAKKACELGLKPKSFVKTSLAPGSKAVTEYLRNSGLLVYLEKLGFQVCGYGCMTCIGNSGPLSDEVSDSIRANDLAVAAIASSNRNFEGRIHPLVRANYLASPPLVVAFAIAGRVDIDLDREPLATVGGRDVYLKDIWPADWEIEKLKDEYVTRKVYESKYKDIFKGSERWDAVECADSPQFSWDEDSTYIRNPPFFDEIFEEPGIRSIERARCLAKLGDSITTDHISPAGAFSEDSDAGRYLLSKGVSKEDFNSYGSRRANHEVMVRGTFANVRLKNQLVPGTEGSRSVYLPDGTVGTIFETSRKYDDDMTPLIVLAGKEYGTGSSRDWAAKGPLLLGVKAVIAESFERIHRSNLVGMGIVPLQFLPGQSCETLQLDGTETFDNDLEDMEPKGYVRVTAYRGGKKLEFDTVCRVDMDVEMEYIANGGILQYVLRRMAE encoded by the coding sequence ATGGAAGAAATCGGAGATTGCTTGAGAACGGTGAGCACCGCCGAAGGTGACATCGGAATCTACAGCCTCAGGGAGCTGGAAAAGAAAGGCATCATCAAGGACCTCTCCAAGATGCCGTACAGCATCAAAGTGATCGTAGAATCCATGCTCAGGAGAAGGGACGGAAAGATTGTCACAGACGATGACGTCATCGCGGCCGCATCTTGGAACCCGAAGGAGAACACCGACCGCGATCTCCCGTGGATACCCGCCAGAGTCCTTCTCCAGGACCTCACCGGCGGAGCAGCCGTCGCCGACTTGGCTTCGATGAGGGATGCTGTAGCTGCCATGGGCAAGAACCCCGAGCTGATCAATCCGCTCGTGCCGGTGGATCTGGTCATCGACCATTCCGTCAACACCGACTTCGCCGGGAGGGACGATGCCAAGGAGCTCAACGAGAAGCTGGACTTCCAGAGGAACAAGGAAAGGTACGCGCTGTTCAAATGGGCGCAGAAATCGTTCAGGAACTTCCGCGCGGTGCCGCCTGGAAACGGGATCTGCCACCAGGTAAACCTGGAATACCTGTCGCCTCTGGTTCACGTAAAAGAGGAGAACGGGAAAAAGATAGCCTACCCCGACTCTTGCTTCGGAACCGACTCCCATACCACCCAGATAGACGGACTCGGCGTCGTGGGATGGGGCGTCGGCGGCATCGAAGCGGAAGCGGTCATGGTCGGGCAGCCCAGCTACATGAAGCTCCCGGATGTCATAGGATTCAGGCTCACCGGCAAGCTCAGCGCCGGTGTCACTGCCACGGACCTTGTGCTGACCATCGTGCAGATGCTCAGGAAAAAAGGCGTCGTGGGCAAATTCGTGGAGTTCTTCGGACCCGGTTACAAAACCCTTGAGCTCGCGGACAGAGCGACGATCGCCAACATGGGCCCCGAATACGGCGCGACCATGGGATACTTCCCCGTCGACGAAAAGACGATCGAATACCTGAAACTCACCGGAAGGGACCTCAGCCACATCGATGCCGTCGAGAAATACATGAAGGAGCAGTCGATGTGGTACGAGAGCGAGCCGGAATACACCGACACCATGGAACTGGACCTGTCGACCGTGGAACCCTGCCTCGCCGGCCACAAGAGGCCCCAGGACAGGATCATGCTGTCCGAGATGAAAGAGAAGTTCTCCGAGACCCTCAAAGCGTTGGGAGTCGAGAATCAGAGGAAGCCCGTGGCAGACGTGCTGGGTGACGGCTCGTTGGTCATAGCTTCGATCACCTCGTGCACCAACACGGCCAACCCGTCTGTCATGCTGGCCGCGGGATTGGTCGCCAAGAAAGCGTGCGAGCTCGGTCTGAAGCCCAAGAGCTTCGTCAAGACCTCCCTGGCGCCGGGATCGAAGGCGGTCACCGAATACCTCAGAAACTCCGGGCTTCTGGTATATCTGGAGAAGCTTGGGTTCCAGGTCTGCGGATACGGATGCATGACCTGCATCGGCAACTCCGGGCCGCTTTCCGACGAGGTCAGCGATTCCATCAGGGCTAACGACCTCGCCGTCGCCGCCATCGCTTCCAGCAACAGGAACTTCGAGGGACGCATCCACCCCTTGGTGAGGGCGAACTATCTGGCTTCTCCGCCTCTCGTGGTGGCCTTCGCCATCGCGGGGCGCGTCGACATAGACCTGGACAGGGAGCCTTTGGCAACCGTCGGAGGCAGGGACGTCTACCTCAAGGACATCTGGCCGGCCGATTGGGAGATTGAGAAGCTGAAAGACGAATACGTCACCAGGAAGGTGTACGAATCGAAGTACAAGGACATCTTCAAGGGATCCGAGAGATGGGACGCCGTGGAATGCGCCGATTCCCCGCAGTTCTCTTGGGACGAGGATTCCACATACATCAGAAACCCGCCGTTCTTCGACGAGATATTCGAGGAGCCCGGGATCAGGAGCATCGAGAGGGCCAGATGCCTGGCGAAGCTGGGGGACAGCATCACCACCGACCACATCTCCCCTGCCGGCGCTTTCTCCGAGGACTCCGACGCCGGAAGATACCTGCTGTCCAAGGGAGTCAGCAAAGAGGACTTCAACTCCTACGGATCCAGAAGGGCCAACCATGAGGTCATGGTCAGAGGGACTTTCGCGAACGTCAGGCTCAAGAACCAGCTGGTCCCCGGGACGGAAGGCAGCAGATCCGTATATCTCCCGGACGGAACCGTCGGGACCATATTCGAGACCTCGAGGAAATACGATGACGACATGACGCCGCTGATCGTCCTCGCCGGCAAAGAATACGGAACCGGAAGCTCCAGAGACTGGGCTGCGAAAGGCCCGCTTCTGCTTGGTGTCAAAGCCGTCATCGCCGAATCCTTCGAGAGGATCCACAGATCGAACCTCGTCGGCATGGGCATAGTCCCGCTCCAGTTCCTTCCGGGGCAAAGCTGCGAGACGCTACAGCTGGATGGGACCGAGACCTTCGACAACGATCTGGAGGACATGGAGCCCAAGGGATACGTCAGGGTCACCGCGTACAGAGGCGGCAAGAAGCTGGAGTTCGACACCGTCTGCAGGGTCGACATGGACGTCGAGATGGAATACATCGCGAACGGCGGCATCCTCCAGTACGTCCTGAGAAGGATGGCCGAGTGA
- a CDS encoding universal stress protein, translating into MYKKVLLAVDGTEASKTAVREAISMAKESGGRVTAVYVKDIGYSLNPIYYSMEEIDRDARKVFSLVMEEAKAAGVDVDYKVTVGHAVNDIVSLSEGHDVIVCGTHGRTGVKRLVYGSVSESLTRMARCATVIVHS; encoded by the coding sequence ATGTACAAGAAAGTATTGTTAGCAGTAGACGGAACGGAAGCAAGCAAGACAGCCGTGAGGGAAGCGATCTCCATGGCAAAGGAATCCGGAGGCAGGGTTACCGCGGTATATGTCAAGGACATAGGTTACAGCCTGAACCCGATCTATTACTCTATGGAAGAGATAGACAGGGATGCCCGGAAGGTATTCTCCCTTGTCATGGAAGAGGCGAAGGCCGCAGGTGTCGATGTGGATTATAAGGTCACTGTCGGCCATGCCGTGAATGACATCGTTTCGCTGTCGGAAGGACATGATGTCATAGTATGCGGCACCCACGGACGCACGGGCGTGAAGAGATTGGTCTATGGCAGTGTTTCTGAGTCGCTGACCAGAATGGCCAGATGCGCCACTGTAATCGTGCACAGCTAA
- a CDS encoding Zn-ribbon domain-containing OB-fold protein, whose translation MASVAKEWREIPGRYNLIGTKCGNCGKIFFPSRDFCPVCRRKGIGKIEKYNVSRTGEIYTYTVIYDAPDANVRQKPYAAAMVRTDDGILISGQLVDVDLDKIEIGMRVRAVLRKLDSDGISGVIHYGFKFVPEI comes from the coding sequence ATGGCATCCGTAGCGAAGGAATGGAGAGAGATTCCCGGAAGGTACAACCTGATAGGCACCAAATGCGGGAACTGCGGGAAGATATTCTTCCCTAGCCGCGACTTCTGCCCCGTATGCAGAAGGAAGGGCATCGGAAAGATAGAGAAATACAACGTGTCCCGCACCGGCGAAATATACACATACACCGTGATCTACGACGCCCCCGACGCCAACGTAAGGCAGAAGCCCTATGCGGCGGCGATGGTCCGCACGGACGACGGCATCCTGATAAGCGGCCAATTAGTGGACGTGGACCTCGATAAGATAGAGATCGGCATGCGCGTCCGCGCCGTGCTCAGAAAACTGGATTCAGATGGGATCAGCGGAGTCATCCACTACGGATTCAAGTTCGTGCCGGAAATCTGA
- a CDS encoding thiolase domain-containing protein, protein MRDVAIIGVGTTAFGEHWEKSFRAIGIEAGMKAMADAGISGSDIDGMYIGNMSAGHFINQKNIASLIADYSGMSTNHVPATRIEAGGASGAVAFRQAFMAVASGLSDIVLVGGAEKMTDLDDVKINSVLDTTADAEWEAGMGMTFAGLHAMIAQRMIHDGIATREEIASFAVNSHYHGALNPDAQFRKAITLDTVLKSGFVASPLRVFDCAPISDGAASVVLCPLEDAKKYTDSYVKVSAAEQASDTLALFQREDITTYGATVAAAQKAYAKAGIKAEDVDVAEVHDVYTVSGIMALQDLGFFKKGEAGKAVLDGQCQVGGSAVTVNTSGGLKARGHPIGATGVAQIAEIAQQLRGRADKRQVDGAKYGLAQSTGGTGSVAAVTIMEAI, encoded by the coding sequence ATGAGAGACGTAGCAATCATTGGGGTAGGAACCACCGCGTTCGGAGAGCACTGGGAGAAATCCTTCAGAGCCATAGGGATCGAAGCGGGGATGAAAGCGATGGCCGACGCCGGGATCTCCGGGAGCGACATCGACGGCATGTACATCGGCAACATGTCTGCAGGCCATTTCATCAATCAGAAGAACATCGCATCGCTGATAGCCGACTATTCAGGGATGTCGACCAACCATGTCCCGGCCACCAGGATAGAGGCCGGAGGCGCGTCGGGAGCGGTCGCTTTCAGGCAAGCCTTCATGGCCGTGGCCTCCGGGCTCAGCGACATCGTCCTCGTAGGAGGAGCAGAGAAGATGACCGACCTGGATGACGTGAAGATCAATTCCGTTCTGGACACCACCGCGGACGCTGAATGGGAAGCTGGGATGGGGATGACCTTCGCCGGCCTCCATGCCATGATAGCGCAGAGGATGATCCACGACGGCATCGCGACCAGGGAAGAGATCGCGTCTTTCGCCGTCAACAGCCACTACCACGGCGCCCTGAACCCGGACGCGCAGTTCAGGAAAGCGATAACCCTCGATACTGTGCTGAAATCCGGCTTCGTAGCCAGCCCTCTCCGCGTGTTCGATTGCGCCCCCATATCGGATGGCGCCGCATCCGTGGTGCTCTGCCCGCTGGAGGACGCCAAGAAATACACCGATTCGTACGTCAAGGTGTCTGCGGCCGAGCAGGCCAGCGATACCCTCGCTCTGTTCCAGAGGGAAGACATAACCACTTATGGTGCGACCGTTGCCGCCGCCCAGAAGGCGTATGCGAAGGCAGGGATCAAGGCCGAAGACGTGGACGTCGCGGAAGTCCATGACGTCTACACCGTATCAGGGATCATGGCGCTCCAGGACCTCGGGTTCTTTAAGAAGGGAGAGGCAGGAAAAGCCGTGCTGGACGGGCAATGCCAGGTGGGCGGAAGCGCCGTCACCGTGAACACTTCCGGAGGGCTCAAGGCACGCGGGCATCCGATCGGTGCCACCGGCGTGGCTCAGATAGCGGAGATTGCGCAGCAGCTCAGAGGCCGCGCGGACAAGAGGCAGGTCGACGGCGCCAAATACGGTCTGGCCCAGAGCACCGGAGGAACCGGTTCCGTCGCCGCCGTGACCATAATGGAGGCGATCTGA
- a CDS encoding hydroxymethylglutaryl-CoA synthase has protein sequence MEVGIVSYGAYVPRYRIKPEEIGRIWGIDGKAMGKGLMINQKSVPSPDEDVVTIATEAARFMMARVPEVDPQDIGAIYVGSESHPYAVKPTATIVAESIEATPAMTAADLEFACKAGTAGIQACMGLVGSGMVRYGVAIGADTSQGAPGDALEYSASAGGAAYLIGSENVIAKINKTLSFTTDTPDFWRREGQPYPLHGGRFTGEPAYFRHVTSAAKMMLEAMGTQPSDYDYAVFHQPNGKFPTRVAKQLGFSPEQIEYGLLTPEIGNTYSGAVPLGLASILDHAKPGDRIFVTSYGSGAGSDAFDITVTDAISRYKRDNAPVLEKILANPVYVDYGIYAKFKEKIVMPE, from the coding sequence ATGGAAGTCGGAATCGTTAGCTACGGGGCATACGTCCCAAGATACAGAATAAAGCCTGAGGAGATAGGCAGGATCTGGGGGATCGACGGCAAAGCCATGGGCAAAGGCCTGATGATCAACCAGAAATCGGTGCCTTCACCTGACGAAGACGTCGTCACCATCGCGACCGAGGCGGCCAGATTCATGATGGCCAGGGTCCCGGAGGTGGATCCCCAAGACATCGGCGCGATCTATGTCGGATCGGAATCCCATCCCTACGCGGTGAAGCCTACCGCAACCATAGTCGCGGAATCCATAGAGGCGACGCCGGCCATGACCGCCGCAGACCTCGAATTCGCCTGCAAAGCCGGGACCGCCGGAATCCAGGCGTGCATGGGTCTCGTCGGATCCGGGATGGTCAGATACGGCGTAGCGATCGGAGCGGACACCTCCCAGGGTGCGCCCGGCGATGCGCTGGAATACTCGGCTTCGGCAGGAGGTGCGGCATACCTCATCGGTTCGGAGAACGTCATAGCCAAGATCAACAAAACTCTCAGCTTCACCACCGACACTCCCGATTTCTGGAGGAGGGAAGGGCAGCCCTACCCGCTCCACGGAGGCAGATTCACCGGCGAGCCTGCGTATTTCAGGCATGTGACCTCCGCCGCCAAGATGATGCTGGAAGCCATGGGCACCCAGCCTTCCGATTATGATTATGCGGTGTTCCACCAGCCCAACGGCAAATTCCCGACAAGGGTGGCCAAGCAGCTCGGATTCTCGCCGGAGCAGATAGAGTACGGCCTTCTGACGCCGGAGATCGGAAACACCTACAGCGGAGCGGTGCCTCTCGGTCTGGCCAGCATCCTGGACCACGCCAAACCCGGGGACAGGATTTTCGTAACATCTTACGGATCCGGAGCCGGAAGCGACGCGTTCGACATCACCGTCACCGACGCGATCAGCAGGTACAAGAGGGACAACGCTCCCGTGCTGGAGAAGATCCTGGCGAATCCCGTCTATGTGGATTACGGGATCTATGCGAAATTCAAGGAAAAGATCGTCATGCCGGAGTGA
- a CDS encoding helix-turn-helix domain-containing protein, producing MVDEFKQKIAGEIALSPNPGRTIRKWREEFGLSQNQLADAMRISHSVISDYESGRRKSPGVNVIRKMVDALIDLDMANGSPVISRYNPDKKLECIKSMDEFLIGVGMDTFISKIKGKNLNPDCPAKIVYGFTVVDSVKAILSLGSQDYLKIYGGNIERALLFTNVHYGRSPMIAVRAHPLTPAMVVYIRPETVDPLAVKLAKLEKIPLVVTDLTAEEITANLRVFREE from the coding sequence ATGGTCGACGAATTCAAACAGAAGATCGCCGGCGAAATCGCGCTTTCGCCCAATCCGGGACGCACGATCAGGAAATGGAGGGAGGAATTCGGCCTTTCCCAGAACCAATTGGCAGACGCCATGAGGATTTCCCATTCTGTCATCAGCGATTACGAATCCGGGAGGAGAAAATCTCCAGGAGTCAACGTCATCAGGAAGATGGTGGACGCGCTAATCGATCTGGATATGGCCAACGGTTCGCCCGTCATATCCAGATACAACCCCGACAAAAAGCTCGAATGCATAAAATCGATGGACGAGTTCCTGATAGGGGTCGGGATGGATACTTTCATATCCAAGATAAAAGGGAAGAACCTCAACCCGGACTGCCCGGCGAAGATCGTCTACGGTTTCACCGTGGTGGATTCTGTGAAGGCCATCCTGAGCCTTGGATCCCAGGATTATCTTAAGATATACGGGGGGAACATCGAAAGGGCCCTGCTCTTCACGAACGTCCACTACGGGCGCTCCCCCATGATCGCGGTGCGCGCGCATCCGCTCACACCCGCCATGGTCGTCTACATCAGACCGGAGACGGTTGACCCGTTGGCGGTTAAGCTGGCCAAACTCGAGAAGATCCCGCTTGTGGTCACGGACCTCACCGCGGAGGAGATCACAGCCAACCTTAGAGTTTTCAGAGAGGAATGA
- a CDS encoding inositol monophosphatase, translating to MLSKLEDIVRRSGVMVRDTADFTVKDKGTKENVVTSVDVENEIFLKRELLSLIPGSVFKGEEGDDVPVAHKGYTWIVDPIDGTTNFARRIPEIGISVGLLKDGEPFMGVVYNPYTDNLYSAERGKGARKNGVPIRVSDRPMEDCLLCTAWCAYYKQYASGCFRVSERMHPICNDIRRIGTAAIELSMLAEGAVDLFFEIRLCPWDYAAASVILSEAGGFMVSMEGPVDYDHACAFIAANNEGNLETLAKIVREEFGGKTPYDF from the coding sequence GTGCTATCCAAGTTGGAGGATATTGTGAGACGCTCCGGCGTCATGGTCAGGGATACCGCCGATTTCACGGTCAAAGACAAAGGCACCAAGGAGAACGTGGTGACCTCCGTCGACGTCGAGAATGAGATTTTCTTGAAGAGAGAGCTTTTATCGCTGATTCCAGGCTCCGTTTTCAAGGGCGAGGAAGGCGATGATGTCCCGGTCGCTCATAAAGGATACACATGGATAGTCGATCCCATCGATGGCACGACGAACTTCGCCCGCAGAATCCCAGAGATCGGCATATCCGTGGGGCTTCTGAAGGACGGGGAGCCTTTTATGGGAGTTGTTTACAATCCATACACAGACAATCTATACAGCGCGGAGAGAGGGAAAGGAGCCCGCAAGAACGGCGTTCCCATACGCGTCTCCGACCGCCCGATGGAGGATTGCCTGCTTTGCACGGCGTGGTGCGCTTATTACAAGCAATATGCGTCCGGATGTTTCAGGGTCAGCGAGAGGATGCATCCCATCTGCAACGACATACGCAGGATCGGGACGGCCGCAATAGAACTGAGCATGCTGGCTGAAGGCGCCGTGGACTTATTCTTCGAAATACGCCTGTGCCCCTGGGATTATGCGGCCGCTTCCGTCATCCTTTCGGAGGCCGGAGGATTCATGGTCTCCATGGAGGGCCCCGTCGATTATGACCATGCCTGCGCGTTCATCGCGGCGAACAATGAAGGCAACTTAGAGACGCTCGCCAAGATCGTCAGAGAGGAATTCGGCGGGAAGACGCCGTATGATTTCTGA
- a CDS encoding homoserine kinase, giving the protein MTEEWIRISAPATTSNIGAGFDIFGIALNEPYDIIEGRKIESGIVISEVSGPGSESIPLDAEKNSVGIAAAEVLRRCGADFGIELKIKKGIRPCSGIGSSGASAAGGAYLAHILCGEKLSPTEVVLCAAHAEDVTSGGFHADNVAPCILGGFTIIRSYEPFEVISIKPPEDLGIVVAMPDVLVPTKESRMVLPREVPVKDLVFHVGNASCLVYAMMSGNLPLIGRSVKDAVFEPARAHLVPHLKEAEDAAMSHGALVSFLGGSGPCIISFYDKNLRNGESIADSIRALYADNGMKCDTWVTDCGTGCRRL; this is encoded by the coding sequence ATGACCGAAGAATGGATTAGAATCTCAGCGCCAGCCACCACATCCAACATAGGAGCTGGCTTTGATATTTTCGGGATCGCCCTCAACGAGCCCTATGACATCATAGAAGGAAGGAAAATCGAATCTGGGATAGTGATTTCGGAGGTTTCCGGACCCGGTTCGGAGTCCATCCCTTTGGATGCCGAGAAGAATTCGGTGGGAATCGCCGCCGCCGAGGTTCTCAGGAGATGCGGCGCCGATTTCGGGATCGAGCTGAAGATAAAGAAAGGCATCAGGCCCTGCAGCGGAATAGGGTCCTCAGGGGCTTCCGCCGCCGGAGGGGCATATCTCGCGCACATCCTTTGCGGAGAGAAGCTCAGCCCCACCGAAGTCGTCCTCTGTGCCGCCCATGCTGAAGACGTCACATCCGGCGGATTCCACGCGGACAATGTGGCCCCCTGCATACTGGGAGGATTCACGATCATCCGTTCGTATGAGCCTTTCGAGGTCATCAGCATTAAGCCTCCGGAGGATCTCGGCATCGTTGTGGCCATGCCTGACGTTCTTGTCCCCACCAAGGAGTCCCGCATGGTTCTTCCCAGAGAGGTCCCGGTCAAAGATCTCGTTTTCCATGTCGGCAACGCATCCTGCCTCGTCTACGCCATGATGTCGGGGAACCTCCCGCTGATAGGGCGCTCGGTCAAGGATGCGGTTTTCGAGCCGGCCAGGGCCCATCTGGTTCCGCATCTCAAAGAAGCCGAGGATGCGGCCATGTCTCACGGCGCTCTCGTCTCTTTCCTGGGAGGCTCAGGCCCCTGCATAATTTCATTTTACGACAAGAACCTGCGCAACGGCGAATCCATCGCTGACAGCATCAGGGCGCTTTACGCCGACAACGGCATGAAATGCGACACCTGGGTCACGGATTGCGGCACCGGATGCAGGAGGTTATGA